Proteins from a genomic interval of Anaeromusa acidaminophila DSM 3853:
- a CDS encoding phage tail protein, with protein MIWYAAPTPPEGFIECNGQSTAGYPALATITGSTVPDLRGQFIRGWSHNTSLDNGRTFASFQQATALSFAGNRTNDGSLSSGGFTNDITYSDGVLYSYVTGHGSATGGVGISYMQAVRPYNVALLPCIKY; from the coding sequence GTGATCTGGTATGCAGCGCCTACGCCACCAGAAGGTTTTATCGAATGCAACGGCCAGTCTACTGCAGGCTATCCAGCATTGGCCACTATCACCGGCAGTACGGTGCCAGATCTACGAGGTCAATTTATCCGAGGTTGGAGCCATAACACTTCTCTTGATAACGGTCGTACTTTTGCTTCGTTCCAACAAGCAACGGCACTAAGCTTTGCTGGCAATAGGACTAACGATGGTTCCCTATCTAGTGGAGGTTTTACAAATGATATAACTTATAGCGATGGCGTTCTTTACTCTTATGTAACAGGACATGGCTCTGCAACGGGCGGAGTCGGTATTAGTTATATGCAAGCAGTTCGCCCGTACAATGTTGCACTGCTTCCCTGTATCAAATATTAA